Within Sphingobium aromaticiconvertens, the genomic segment TCCGCGAGAACGCCCGGCGCTGCCACGTCACCGTGCATTTCGACGTGCTCGAACATGCCGATGTGCAGGCGGCGATGCGCGCCTATCTCTACGCCCGTCTCAACGTCGATCTTCCCGGCTACCGCCCGAAGCTGCCGCCGGCGAGCATTCGCCAGGCATTCAACCGTGCCCGCCGGTTCTTCGCTTTCGCCCGTGAGCGGCTCGGACGGCTCGACGTTTCCCGTATCGATCAGGCATTGGTCGATGCCTATGCCCGGCACCTTCGTGCCGATCCGGCCCGGCGACCCGTCATCGTCGGCCACCTCCTCGAAGTGGTCCCCGATCTCTATCACTATCGTGACCACCTCGCTGGCGGAGGCCTTGCATTCGAGCCCTGGGCCGGACAGGCGCCCGCCCGCGTCGCGGGCTACCGGCATGTCCGGGAGAACCGCACGCCGCGGTTCCCGGAAGAGGTCATCGCCGCGCTGCTCGCATGGTCGTTGCGCTACGTCACCGTCTTCGCTGACGACATTCTCGCAGCCCGTCGCGAGCTTGATCGGCTCGAAGCGCGCCGGGATCGTCTCGTCGCCGCCGACTCCGGCCTCCCGGACGCTGATCGCCGGCAACGTCGCCGCACCCGCCTGAAGGCCTATTTCGGTCGCCGACGCCGCGAGGGGCGCGGCGCACCGATCTGGGGCACCGCTCATAACGGCAAGCTGCGCGTCGACCCCAACACCGGCGCCGTGACCCCACCGATCAACGCCCATCTCCTGCATCTCCATGCCGGGATCGACGTGCAGGCCGAGCCAGGCGCGCATCTCCTGCTGACCGGCGGTGAAGCGAGGTTGATCGACGCAGTGGCGGCCGAGCTGGGGGTAGAGGTCGGCGGCATGGACACGCCGATCTCGATCGATCCCGAGAGCGGTCGGCCATGGCGCGAGCGCTTCGACGCGAAGACTCTCGCACACGAGGAACGGGTGCTCCAGGCCGCCGCCTATATCGTGTGCGCCTACCTGACCGGCATGCGCGACTGCGAGGTGCAGGCGATGCGGCGCGGGTGTCTCTCTATCGCGCGCAGTGAGGACGGCCTGATCGAGCGGCATCGCATCCGATCGACCATCTACAAGCGCCGGGCGGCCGTGGGCGAGGCGGCGAGCTGGGTGACGATCGAGCCGGTCGCCGATGCGATCACGGTGCTCGAACGCCTGTCGGCAGGACCGGCGCGCGCCAGCGGCAGCGATACGCTCTGGCCGGTGCTGCGCGCGAGCGCCGTCTCCAAGACGCATCTGTCGAGCGAGGTGGTCCGTCAGCTCAACACCTTCCGCGATCACCTCAACACCGCCTTCGGCAGCCCCGATATGCCGGTCATCCCGCCCGGTCCCGATGGCAAGCCGTGGCGCATCACGACGCGGCAGTTCCGGCGCACGATCGCGTGGCACATCGCCAACCGTCCGTTCGGCACCATCGCCGGCATGATCCAGTACAAGCACGCCTCGGTCGCCGCGTTCGAAGGCTATGCCGGGACCAGCGCTTCGGGGTTTCGCGCCGAGGTCGAGGCGCAGCGCCGGCTCGGTCGGACTGATGACCTGCTGGACTATTTCGACCGGCGTCAGGGCGGCGCATCGCTTGGAGGGCCGGCGGGACCGCGTATCGGGCGGACGCTCGACGATGCCGCCGTTCAACTCGGGCCATTGCCCGCCATGATCGCCGATCGCGCCCGCCTGCGCGTCATGCTCGCCAGCGTCGCGCGCACCTTCCATGTCGGCCCGCTCGCGGATTGCTTCTTCGATCCCGCGACCGCGCTCTGCCTCAAGCGCGTGACGACCCCCGATCCCGCGCAGCCACTCACCGCCCTGTGCGAGCCGACCCGCTGTCCCAACGCCTGCATCACCGTCCGCCACAGGCCGGCCTGGGAACGCGCGGCGGCCGATGCCAGGGCGCATCTACGCGAACGGCGCATCTCCGATCTCCAGCGTCAAGCTCTCCAGCGCGAGCTCGATCGCCTGACCGCGGTGATTGCCGGGATCGATCCTCCCGCGCCGTAGACCACCCCGGCTGTTGGCGGAGTCCTGCGCCGGTCGGCGCGCCCGCGCAACGGCTTCGCCGTCCTTCGCTTCGCTGCGGCCCTGACGGGTGCGCGAGCCCCCCTGTGCCCGGCGCGAACGGGCCTCCGCCGCCGGGGATGGTCCCCGGCGCGAGAACGGAGAACAGATCATGTCAGCCTCACCACGCTCAGACGTCTACGCTCGCGTCACGCAAGCGATCGTCGACGCCATCGAAGCCGGCACCGGCACCTGGCGCATGCCGTGGCATCATTCCGGCGCCGACGTCACCCGCCCGACCAACGTCGCCAGCGGCAAGCCCTATCGCGGCATAAATACGGTCTCGCTCTGGGCGGCCGCCTATGGCAGCGGCTATGCGAGCGGGGTCTGGGGCACCTATCGCCAGTGGCAGGCGCTCGGCGCGCAGGTCCGCAAGGGCGAGCACGCCAGCCTCGGCGTCCTCTGGAAGGAGTTTCGCGCGAAGGGTGACGAAGCCAGCGACGATGATGGCGACCACCGACGGCTTTTCGCCAAGGCGTTCAGCCTGTTCAACGCCGATCAGATCGATGGCTATGCGCCCGAACCGGGGCCGGTCCTGCCCGAGAGCGAACGCCTCGCCGCCGCCGAAGCCTTCATCGCCGCGCTCGGCATCGATACCGTCTACGGCTCGGCCAGCGCCTATTATCACATCGCCGAAGACCGCATCCACATGCCGGATTTCAGCGCCTTCCACGACGCCCACGGCTTCTACGCCACCCATATTCACGAGGCAGCTCATGCCAGTGGCGCAGCCCATCGGCTCGACCGGGGTTTCAGCACCAAGTGGACCAAGCACGCGCTCGCCATGGAGGAAGCGACCGCCGAGCTGACCGCATCGTTCCTGCTCGCCGATCTCGGGATCGCGCACGAACCGCGACCCGATCACGCGGCCTACATCGCCTCCTGGCTGCAACTGCTCAAGGACGAGCCCCGGGCGATCTTCACCGCGGCGAGCAAGGCGCAGGCGGCGGCCGACTGGATGCACACCCGGCAGCCATGATCCAGCAGCGACCAACGCTGAGCGGCCGATCCCTCGCGGGCTCGGCCGCTTCGTCGCGCATGGCGATGCGCGGGCTTCGCCCGCTCACCAGCGGACGCCGCTGGCGCGGCGGCGCTGATTTTTCGGGCTCCCTCGATGCGGGTCTGGTCGGCGCTCCCTGCTAGGCCCGCCACGGCGCGCCGCAAGCCCGGCTTCGCCGAGCTGCTCCATTTCATTTCGCCCCTCCGGGTGCGGCCCGCCGCTTGCGCGGGCCTCTCCGGTCGTTCTCGCCGCCCACCCCCGCCTCGGGGGAGCCATGGGGTTTTTGGGCAGTGCTCGAGGCACCGATGGTTTTCACCTTCCAACCGCCATTTTTCGCTGGACTGTCAGGATATGTGGCCGAGATGGCCGGCGCCTTCGTCTGCGCCGCGCTCGGCATCGTGCCGACCGTCCGGCACGCCGATTACCTCGGCTCCTGGCTGGACATCATCCGCGAGGATAATCGCGCCATCGTCCGCGCCGCGAGCGCCGCCTCGAAAGCCGCAAACTTCCTGCTCGATTTCCGAGGCGAGGCCGCCACGGATCAGCCCGATACAGGCGATCCAGCGACGTGGCGGGCGGCGGCATGATGCGCTTGTCCCTCCAGCGCTGTTGCCTGGGGCCAGGCCGCAGGGAGAGTGAGGGGATGGCCTTCGGCTTTGTGACGGGCTTGCAGCCGAGAGAGAGTCTCCCGGCGGCCCGTCATGGAGTAACCGACATGGCAAAAACTGCCCCCAAGATCATCCTCAGCGGCGCGCGGGACATCCCGCTCGATCTGATCGACCTGTCCCAGTCCAATGTCCGGCGCGTGAAGGCCGGCGTCTCGATCGAGGCGCTTGCCGACGACATCGCCCGACGTGGCCTCCTGCAAAGCCTGAACCTGCGGCCGACCCTCGATGGCGAAGGCCAGGAGACCGGCCGGTTCCATCTGCCGGCCGGCGGCCGGCGCTTTCGCGCGCTGGAACTGTTGGTGAAGCGCAAGCGGCTGGCGAAGAACGCCCCGGTGCCCTGCATCGTCAAGGATGCCCACGATCCGATCTCGGAGGAGGAGGATTCGCTCGCCGAGAATACGCATCGCGAGCAGCTGCATCCGCTCGATCAGTTTCGCGGCATGAAGCGGCTCATCGACCAGGGCGACGATATCGAAACGATCGCCGCCACCTTCATGACCACGCCCGCCGTAGTGCGCCAGCGCCTGAAGCTGGCGTCGGTGTCGCCCGCGCTGCACGAGATCTATGCCGAGGACGGCATGACCCTCGATCAGCTCATGGCCTTCTCGGTCAGTGAGGACCATGCCCGCCAGGAACAGGTGTGGGAGTTGCTCGCCCATAGCTGGAACAAGGAACCCTCGTTCATCCGGTCCAAACTGACCGAGAACACGGTGCGCGTCTCCGACAAGCGGGCGCTGTTCGTGGGGATCGACGCCTATACCGAGGCGGGCGGGTGCGTGCTGCGTGACCTGTTCACGGCCGACGATGGCGGCTGGCTCCAGGACGCCGCGCTGCTCGACACGCTGGTCGCCGCGAAGCTTCAGGCCGAGGCCGAACGGATCGGCGGCGAAGGCTGGAAGTGGGTCACGGCGGCCGTGGACCTGCCTTATGGTCATCTCAACAGCCTGCGCGAGATCGACAGCGATCCGGCGGCGCTCACCGATGCGGAATCGGCGCGGGCCGAAGCGCTAACGGCCGAGGGCAACGCCATCGAGGCGGAATATGAGGACGTCGAGGAACTGCCGGAGGAAGTGGCGGCGCGGATCGAAGCGATCGATGTTGAACTGGCGGGCCTGATCGAGCGGCCGAGAACCTATGATCCACGGGAAATGGGCATCGCCGGCGCCTTCGTCAGCCTCGACACCGACGGGTCGCTCTATATCGAACGCGGCTGGGTCCGCGCCGAGGACGAACCACAGGTCGAGGCCGAACCGGGCCATGATGGGGCCGAAGGCGATCAGTCCGCCGATCCGATCGGTCCGCAGCAGCCGGCCGCATCGGCGCGATCCATCGTCGTCACCGTGGCTGGCGGCGCGGCGGACGAACCGGATGACGATGACGAACAGATCATCAAGCCGCTGCCCGATCGTTTGGTGTCGGAACTGACCGCGCATCGCACGCTTGCCTTGCAGGATGCGTTCGCCGCCAGTCCGTCGACGGCCTTCGCCGCCGTGCTGCACGCTATGGTGTTGTCCGCCTTCTATTCCGGGCGCACCGAATCCTGTCTCGGCGTCTCGGTGCAGCGCACCAGCTTCCCGAACCAGGCGCCAGGCATGAAGGACAGCCCTTCGGCCCGGTCGATCGCGGCGCGGCATGAGGCCTGGGAGAAGCGGCTGCCCGATTCCGACAAGGCCTTGTGGGACGCGCTGATGCTGCTCGACGGCGGCGATCAGGCGGCGCTGTTCGCGCATTGCGCCTCGTTCGGGGTCAACGCCCTATGGGAGCCAACCAGCCGCTATGACGGGCGCGTCTCGGCGCATGGCGTCGAACGGCGGCTTGCGCACAGTCATGTGCTGGCGCGTGCGGTCGGGCTCGACATGGTGGCGGCGGGCTGGAAGCCGACGGTCGAGAATTATCTCGGCCGGGTCGCCAAGCCGCGCATCCTGATGGCGGTCGCCGAAGCGAAGGACGACCAGACGGCGGGCCTGATCGACCATCTGAAGAAGGGTGACATGGCCCGCGAAGCCGAGCGCCTGTTGGCCGATGCGGACTGGCTGCCAGAGCCGCTTCGCACCCCGGCGATCGAGGATGCGTTCGATCCGGCGGCGGTCGATCAGGACGAAAGCGCCGAGGCCGATGCCGAGGCGCTGCCCGCGTTCCTCGGCGGGGACGACGACGAGGTGACGGCCGAGGACGATCTGTCCGACGCCTATGCGATCGCGGCGGAATAGCCGTCCGCGCCGGCGGGGCGGCCCCGGTCGCTCCGCCACCTTTTCCAACACCATTACCAGAAGCCCGGCCACGCGCCGGGCTTCTGCGTTTTTACGGAGATACGCAAAATGTCCGACGAAAGCTCCAAGCCTGTCATCGACCTCGACGCCGTTTTCACCGAATGGAACGCCTATGAAGCGCGCCGGGCGGAACTGCATCCGGCGAACAAGGCCAGCCTGTTCGCCGCGCTCGGCGCTGCCGGCATCACCCGCGTCGTCCTGACGTTCAACGGCGGCGGCGACTCGGGGCAGACCGAGAATATCGAAGCCTTTGCCGGCGACGATCTTCGCGACCTGCCAGATGTGGTCGTCGAACTGCGTGACCTCTTGTTCCGGGAGGGCGAACCCAGAGCACTCAACCAGCCGCTCGCCGACGCGATCGAGACGCTGGCCTATGCCTGTCTCGAACAGAAGCATTGCGGCTGGGAGAATAATGAAGGCGGCTACGGCGAGTTCGTGTTCGACGTCGCCAGGGGCACGATCGCGCTCGATTATAACGAGCGGATCGAGACCTCCCAAAACTACACTCATGCGTTTTGAGGAGGGCGCGATGGGACATTGCTATCATCACGCCCTGTCGTCGGTGAAGAAATGGGGCGGCTCGCCCGACGACTATCTGGCGCTGCACCAATGGTTCGACGAACCGTCGAAGCTGATCATCGCCGATTTCCGTCACCGGGCGCTCAGGCATCACGCCGAGGGTGTGTTTATGCTGGAACGCTTCTTCGGCCCAACCATCACGATCTCGACCGGACGAGCGGTGCCGGTCCGGCTGATCGGCGAGCAGCATATCGTCGAGGACCTGGGGTTCATCCCGAGCTTCGCCGATTGGGTGCGCTGCATTCGCCCCGAACCCTGGATGGGCCGCGCCCAGCCTATCCACAAACTGGTCGATCCGTTCGCGGCCGTTCCCGCCTGATCGACGCCATTACCCCATCAATCCCTTGAAGGCCCGGCCGTCGCGCCGGGCCTTCGCGTATCTGGAGACATCCCATGCCTGCAAAACGCATAGTCGGCGCCACCGCGCTGAGCGATTTCATCCGTACCGCGCCGCTCGGCGCGCTCCTGCGCTATTCCGACGGCCAGCCCAGACCGCCGGCCCGGTTCAACAAGAAGCTCGCCGCCTGGGAGCGGACCAATGGCGTCGGCCGTCTGATCAAGAAGACGCCGACGGTCGTGCGGCCGTCCTATACGATGCCCGAAGGCTTCACGCTCCATCATGGTGATTTCGGCAGCAGCGGCATCATCGTGACGGTGGTGACGATGACCTATCACGTCACCAGCCCGCTGCATTTCGAGATCGTCGAACAGCCTGCGCCGGGAATGGTGCGCGTGCTCACCCAGTGGGAGGGCGTGGACGAGCTTCGCCACCTCGCGCCCGACATGGCGACGGCGCAAAGCTGGTTCGCCAGCCATCGCTATTCGAACGCCCGGTTCGAGGTCGTTGGCGATGAGGCGAACCCCATCCTGCCAGAACTCGGGAGGGCGGCATGAGCGCGGATGATGTCATCGCCGCCGTCTTTGGACGCTCGGCCGACGGCCATCTCGCCGCTCGCGTCGAGGATATCGCCTTCATCGCCATCCCGGTGAAGGACGGGTTCAAGATCGCGACCGGCTGGCGCCTGACCAGGCCGATCGACCAATGGACCGCCGCAGACGCCTTTGGCGCCTCAGCGATTGTCGCCGATGAAGGGGGCTTTCGCGCTCATGTCGAGGAGAACGCCGAACATCGCCGCCAGCTTCGAACGCTTGGGCGCCGTGAGGTTCGCCAGCGGCTTTCCACGCCCTGGGGCATGGCACAGTCGAGCGAGATCTATGCCGATGGCGTGGTCTTCCATTCAACCGCCGGCCACGGCGGGATCAAACTCGACCGGGCGCGCAACGCGGCGATGCCCGTCGTGCTGCGCGTTGCGGGCGGGTGGTATGAGGAAGATTGCGAATGGGCCAAGGTCGCGGTCGGCTTTCCCGACCTGTTCACCGACTATGAGCGCCGCCACGCCGATCGCACGCTTCGCGATTATTATCCCGAATGCTGGGAGGCGGTGCATGGCCGCGCCCTGGAACCAGGAGAATCCTTCGCCAATGATCGGCGCCTGTTCCGCGAGGCCCACGCCCAGGATTGGGTGGTGATCTCGGCGATCACCTCTAAGGAGCGGCCGGGGTTCGTGGATTGTGTCGCGACCCTCGGGGGTGACGGCACGTCGTCGTCGCGTCGCCGGTTTCTCGTGCCCGACACCGAGTACCGTGCGGGGCCGCATGGGTTCGTGATGGATGAACGACGGCACCAGGCCTGGGATGGTCCCATCGCCAGCGCCGCCTGACCGTCAGCCAACAACCGGGCGATCCCCAGTGCGGGATCGCCCGGTTTTCTGTGTCAGGCGGCTTCGCCTTCATCGGCGTCGTCATCGTCTTCGGTTTCGACGATGTCCTCGCCGGCATCCTCATCGGCAGGGTCTTCCGGACCGTCTTCGACCTGCGTGGTCAGGTTCAGATCCTCGTTCTGCTGTTCGTCAATCTCGGGCATGGCGGTCTCCGCGGGCGAATCGACCGCGAAAGTGGGGATTGCACCCATGACGGCCGGCACCGGCTGACGCCGGGTCCAGAGTGAGAGGCAGGCCGGAAGGGAGCGAGCCGGGCGGATCGAGAGAGAGCGTCCGCTGGCTTGCTCCCTTCCGTCCTGCTCTCCTCGGACATTTCCCATGACCCCATCCGCATCCGCTGCCCGTTCGGCGGCGCCGCTTCCTGTCGCGCCCGGTTTCGCCGCGACCGGCCAGGCGATCCTCGTCGCCGCCCACCTCATCCTGCCTGACCTCGAACGCGGCCGCGCCATCGACGCCCGTGCGCTGCGCAGCGCGATGGAAACCGCATTCGGCGGCTCCGATGCGGGCGGCGCCTGGAACTGGAAGACCGCCTATGACGCCTGCGAGGCGGCGCAGGTCCTGTTCCTGCGTAAATACGGTTCTACGATTCTCCGTAAATCCGCTTCTCCGGTCGCCGCGCTGGCGATGATCGAGAAGATCGGCGCCTTGCTGCCGACCCATACCCGCCGATCCCAAACCTCCCAGGCGTTGCAGCAATTCTCGACGCCTGCCGGGCTCGGCGTCGTCGCCGCGATCGCCGCCGCCATCCGGCCCGGCGATGTGGTGCTGGAGCCATCGGCCGGCACCGGACTGCTCGCCGTCCATGCCGAGAACCGGGGCGCGCGCTTGCTCCTCAATGAACTGGCCGAGATCCGCGCCGAGGTGCTGGCCGGGCTGTTCGGCGACTGCGCCGTCACCCGCCACGACGCCGCGCACATCCATGACCATCTCGACGTGGGTCTGGTCCCCAGCGTGGTGCTGATGAACCCGCCATTCTCGGCGGTCGCCCATGTCGACCGGACGATGAAGGATGCGGCGCTGCGCCATATCGGCTCAGCGCTGGCGCGTCTGGCGCCTGGTGGCCGCCTGGTGACGATCACCGGCGCAAACTGCGCGCCCGACAATCCGGCCTGGAGGGAAGCCTTCGCCCGCTTGCAGGAGCGCGGCCGCGTCGTCTTCTCGGCGGCGATCGATGGCCGGGTCTATGCGAAACACGGCACCACCATCGACACGCGCCTGACCGTGATCGATCGCGTGCCCGCCGATGATCCCAATGCCTTTCCAGTCTCGCCGGGCATTGCCCCCGATACCGCGACACTGCTGGCCTGGGTGCTCGACCTGGTGCCGCCGCGCGCACCTTCGCCCGAAATGCCGCCGCCCGTCACACCGATCGCCATGCAGGCGATAGCCGCAAAGCCCGCCCGTCAGCGCGCCGCGCCGATCCTGGCCCCGGTTCCAGCGGTCGTGCCCGATGCGGTGGAACTGGCCTATGAAACCATCGACTGGACCCCGGCCGAGACCGGGCGCCTGACCGATGCGATCTACGAGCCCTATGCGCTCCAGTCGATCCGCATCCCCGGCGCGAAGCCGCATCCGACCCCGCTGGTCCAGTCGGCGGCGATGGCCTCGGTCGCGCCGCCCCGGCCGTCCTATCGCCCGATCCTGCCGGCCCGGCTGATCGCTGACGCCATCCTGTCCGACGCCCAGCTTGAATCCGTCATTCTCGCGGGCGAGGCCCATAGCGACCATCTCGCCGGTTCGTGGAGCGTCGATCCGACCTGGGACATCGTCAAGGCGGCCGCCGATGAGGCGGACGACGCTGTCCGGTTCCGACGCGGCTGGTTCCTCGGCGATGGCACGGGCGCCGGCAAGGGCCGCCAGGTCGCGGGCGTCATCCTCGACAACTGGCTCAAAGGCCGCCGCCGCGCGGTCTGGGTGAGCCGGTCAGACACTCTCCATCACGACGCGATGCGCGACTGGGCGGCGTTGGGGCAGGAACGGTTGCTGGTGACGCCGCTCTCCCGGTTCCGGCAGGGCACGCCGATCAAGCTCGATGCGGGCGTGTTGTTCACCACCTACGCGACGCTGCGTTCGCAGGAGCGCGGCGAGAAGGTCAGCCGCGTCCAGCAGATCGTCGATTGGCTGGGTCCGGACTTCGACGGCGTGATCATCTTCGACGAGGCGCACGCGATGGCCAACGCCGCCGGCGGCAAGGGCGAGCGCGGCGAGCAGGCGCCCTCGCAACAGGGCCGCGCCGGTCTGCGACTCCAGCACGCCTTGCCCGATGCCCGCATCGTCTATGTCTCGGCGACCGGCGCAACCACGGTGCAGAACCTAGCTTACGCCCAACGTCTCGGTCTGTGGGGCGGCGAGGATTTCCCGTTCTCGACGCGCTCGGAGTTCATCGCCGCGATCGAGGATGGCGGGGTCGCGGCCATGGAGGTGCTGGCGCGCGACCTGAAGGCGCTCGGCCTCTATGCGGCGCGGTCGCTGTCGTTCGACGGTGTCGAATATGAGATGCTCGAACATAGGCTGACGCCCGGACAGATCGGCATCTACGATGCCTATGCCGGCGCCTTCCAGATCATCCATAATAATCTCGACGCGGCGATGCAGGCCGCCAACATCACCGGCGCGACCGGCACCTTGAACGCCCAGGCCAAGTCGGCGGCGCGCAGTGCTTTCGAGTCCGCGAAGCAGCGCTTCTTCAACCATCTGATCACCGCCATGCAGACGCCGTCGCTGGTCGCCAGCATCGCGCGCGACCTGGAGGCCGGCCATGCGTGCGTCGTCCAGATCGTCTCAACCGGCGAGGCGCTGATGGAGCGTCGGCTCGCCGACATTCCGACCGACGAGTGGGATGACGTTCGGGTGGACGTGACCCCGCGCGAATATGTGCTGTCCTACCTTGAGCACAGCTTTCCGGTGCAGCTCTATGAGCCCTTCACCGACAGCGAGGGCAATCTCTCCTCCCGGCCGGTCTATCATGACGGCCAGCCCGTCCTATCCCGCGATGCCGTCGATCGTCGCGACCGACTGATCGAACATCTGGCGTCGCTGGCGCCGGTTCCCGCCGCGCTCGACCAGATCCTCCACCACTTCGGAACCGATCTGGTCGCCGAGGTGACGGGACGCTCTCGGCGTATCGTCCGCAAGCGCGGTTCCGACGGGATCGACCGCTATGTTGTAGAGACGCGACCCGGTTCGGCCAATCTCGGCGAGACCGATGCGTTCCAGGCTGATGCCAAGCGCGTGCTTGTCTTCTCGGACGCGGGCGGGACCGGTCGGAGCT encodes:
- a CDS encoding DUF7007 domain-containing protein, which produces MSADDVIAAVFGRSADGHLAARVEDIAFIAIPVKDGFKIATGWRLTRPIDQWTAADAFGASAIVADEGGFRAHVEENAEHRRQLRTLGRREVRQRLSTPWGMAQSSEIYADGVVFHSTAGHGGIKLDRARNAAMPVVLRVAGGWYEEDCEWAKVAVGFPDLFTDYERRHADRTLRDYYPECWEAVHGRALEPGESFANDRRLFREAHAQDWVVISAITSKERPGFVDCVATLGGDGTSSSRRRFLVPDTEYRAGPHGFVMDERRHQAWDGPIASAA
- a CDS encoding ArdC family protein — encoded protein: MSASPRSDVYARVTQAIVDAIEAGTGTWRMPWHHSGADVTRPTNVASGKPYRGINTVSLWAAAYGSGYASGVWGTYRQWQALGAQVRKGEHASLGVLWKEFRAKGDEASDDDGDHRRLFAKAFSLFNADQIDGYAPEPGPVLPESERLAAAEAFIAALGIDTVYGSASAYYHIAEDRIHMPDFSAFHDAHGFYATHIHEAAHASGAAHRLDRGFSTKWTKHALAMEEATAELTASFLLADLGIAHEPRPDHAAYIASWLQLLKDEPRAIFTAASKAQAAADWMHTRQP
- a CDS encoding integrase — protein: MTIPAHAQEPAFDDRPVLASAPLKEGHAREELSRVGDPSWDLGLAVFRENARRCHVTVHFDVLEHADVQAAMRAYLYARLNVDLPGYRPKLPPASIRQAFNRARRFFAFARERLGRLDVSRIDQALVDAYARHLRADPARRPVIVGHLLEVVPDLYHYRDHLAGGGLAFEPWAGQAPARVAGYRHVRENRTPRFPEEVIAALLAWSLRYVTVFADDILAARRELDRLEARRDRLVAADSGLPDADRRQRRRTRLKAYFGRRRREGRGAPIWGTAHNGKLRVDPNTGAVTPPINAHLLHLHAGIDVQAEPGAHLLLTGGEARLIDAVAAELGVEVGGMDTPISIDPESGRPWRERFDAKTLAHEERVLQAAAYIVCAYLTGMRDCEVQAMRRGCLSIARSEDGLIERHRIRSTIYKRRAAVGEAASWVTIEPVADAITVLERLSAGPARASGSDTLWPVLRASAVSKTHLSSEVVRQLNTFRDHLNTAFGSPDMPVIPPGPDGKPWRITTRQFRRTIAWHIANRPFGTIAGMIQYKHASVAAFEGYAGTSASGFRAEVEAQRRLGRTDDLLDYFDRRQGGASLGGPAGPRIGRTLDDAAVQLGPLPAMIADRARLRVMLASVARTFHVGPLADCFFDPATALCLKRVTTPDPAQPLTALCEPTRCPNACITVRHRPAWERAAADARAHLRERRISDLQRQALQRELDRLTAVIAGIDPPAP
- a CDS encoding strawberry notch-like NTP hydrolase domain-containing protein is translated as MTPSASAARSAAPLPVAPGFAATGQAILVAAHLILPDLERGRAIDARALRSAMETAFGGSDAGGAWNWKTAYDACEAAQVLFLRKYGSTILRKSASPVAALAMIEKIGALLPTHTRRSQTSQALQQFSTPAGLGVVAAIAAAIRPGDVVLEPSAGTGLLAVHAENRGARLLLNELAEIRAEVLAGLFGDCAVTRHDAAHIHDHLDVGLVPSVVLMNPPFSAVAHVDRTMKDAALRHIGSALARLAPGGRLVTITGANCAPDNPAWREAFARLQERGRVVFSAAIDGRVYAKHGTTIDTRLTVIDRVPADDPNAFPVSPGIAPDTATLLAWVLDLVPPRAPSPEMPPPVTPIAMQAIAAKPARQRAAPILAPVPAVVPDAVELAYETIDWTPAETGRLTDAIYEPYALQSIRIPGAKPHPTPLVQSAAMASVAPPRPSYRPILPARLIADAILSDAQLESVILAGEAHSDHLAGSWSVDPTWDIVKAAADEADDAVRFRRGWFLGDGTGAGKGRQVAGVILDNWLKGRRRAVWVSRSDTLHHDAMRDWAALGQERLLVTPLSRFRQGTPIKLDAGVLFTTYATLRSQERGEKVSRVQQIVDWLGPDFDGVIIFDEAHAMANAAGGKGERGEQAPSQQGRAGLRLQHALPDARIVYVSATGATTVQNLAYAQRLGLWGGEDFPFSTRSEFIAAIEDGGVAAMEVLARDLKALGLYAARSLSFDGVEYEMLEHRLTPGQIGIYDAYAGAFQIIHNNLDAAMQAANITGATGTLNAQAKSAARSAFESAKQRFFNHLITAMQTPSLVASIARDLEAGHACVVQIVSTGEALMERRLADIPTDEWDDVRVDVTPREYVLSYLEHSFPVQLYEPFTDSEGNLSSRPVYHDGQPVLSRDAVDRRDRLIEHLASLAPVPAALDQILHHFGTDLVAEVTGRSRRIVRKRGSDGIDRYVVETRPGSANLGETDAFQADAKRVLVFSDAGGTGRSYHADLGARNQRLRVHYLLEAGWKADSAIQGFGRTNRTNQKQPPLFRPVTTDVKAQKRFISTIARRLDTLGAITRGQRQTGGQGLFRPEDNLESHYARDALRQLYRLLYGGKIEGCSLGAFEAATGLSLADSNGLKDELPPITTFLNRMLALTIDLQNILFTAFEDLLSARIEGAIASGSYELGLETLQAESFTIVARTTIYTHPGTTAETRLLTIERKDRNQPLTLDGARAHLGDGDAALLVNAQSGRAAVQIPTRGLLLDDGSVERRVRLVRPMESTPMPLAAMGETQWREADRTTFARAWEAELAEVPQFATSTMHIVTGLLLPIWKRLPQESSRVYRLQADDGERIVGRRVSPAWVAMATANDNGPHLDPQAAFTALMDGRTILDLAEGLQLRRARVMGVNRIELSGFTDAMRERLTAYGLFHEIISWKLRMFVPVDASGVAVLDRVLKRWPIQRVGDRAAA
- a CDS encoding DUF6915 family protein, translated to MGHCYHHALSSVKKWGGSPDDYLALHQWFDEPSKLIIADFRHRALRHHAEGVFMLERFFGPTITISTGRAVPVRLIGEQHIVEDLGFIPSFADWVRCIRPEPWMGRAQPIHKLVDPFAAVPA
- a CDS encoding DUF6878 family protein translates to MSDESSKPVIDLDAVFTEWNAYEARRAELHPANKASLFAALGAAGITRVVLTFNGGGDSGQTENIEAFAGDDLRDLPDVVVELRDLLFREGEPRALNQPLADAIETLAYACLEQKHCGWENNEGGYGEFVFDVARGTIALDYNERIETSQNYTHAF
- a CDS encoding ParB/RepB/Spo0J family partition protein, translating into MAKTAPKIILSGARDIPLDLIDLSQSNVRRVKAGVSIEALADDIARRGLLQSLNLRPTLDGEGQETGRFHLPAGGRRFRALELLVKRKRLAKNAPVPCIVKDAHDPISEEEDSLAENTHREQLHPLDQFRGMKRLIDQGDDIETIAATFMTTPAVVRQRLKLASVSPALHEIYAEDGMTLDQLMAFSVSEDHARQEQVWELLAHSWNKEPSFIRSKLTENTVRVSDKRALFVGIDAYTEAGGCVLRDLFTADDGGWLQDAALLDTLVAAKLQAEAERIGGEGWKWVTAAVDLPYGHLNSLREIDSDPAALTDAESARAEALTAEGNAIEAEYEDVEELPEEVAARIEAIDVELAGLIERPRTYDPREMGIAGAFVSLDTDGSLYIERGWVRAEDEPQVEAEPGHDGAEGDQSADPIGPQQPAASARSIVVTVAGGAADEPDDDDEQIIKPLPDRLVSELTAHRTLALQDAFAASPSTAFAAVLHAMVLSAFYSGRTESCLGVSVQRTSFPNQAPGMKDSPSARSIAARHEAWEKRLPDSDKALWDALMLLDGGDQAALFAHCASFGVNALWEPTSRYDGRVSAHGVERRLAHSHVLARAVGLDMVAAGWKPTVENYLGRVAKPRILMAVAEAKDDQTAGLIDHLKKGDMAREAERLLADADWLPEPLRTPAIEDAFDPAAVDQDESAEADAEALPAFLGGDDDEVTAEDDLSDAYAIAAE